GCGTCGTTGGACTTAGGGGAAATGCGCAAGTAGCCTTAATCCAGCGGCCTTGCTCTGCTGCAATTGTGCGGAGCTCGGCAGCTACTTCCGAAAGGTCTTGGTCTTGACTGAAGATCAACGCTACGTCAAATTCCTTGCGGTGGGCCATGCGGATGATGTCGATGGCCATACGAACATCAATCCCTTTTTCTTCCCCAGCAAGAAAAGTATGCTCCGTGCCATCCGGGAGTTTAACGATACGGTTGCGGTATCGCAATGGGCGGGAGTAAATATGTATTTTCTGCCAGCTCATGACGCGGAGTTTCGTCACCCAGAAATAATTCCAAAACGGATCGTCGCTCTTGTCGGG
The DNA window shown above is from Deltaproteobacteria bacterium and carries:
- a CDS encoding NYN domain-containing protein, which gives rise to MPTEPLVKRAVVFIDGQNLYHSVRESFGYTYPNYDVVALSRSICQTKEWELVQIRFYTGVPDKSDDPFWNYFWVTKLRVMSWQKIHIYSRPLRYRNRIVKLPDGTEHTFLAGEEKGIDVRMAIDIIRMAHRKEFDVALIFSQDQDLSEVAAELRTIAAEQGRWIKATCAFPLSPTTRNRRGIDKTDWIPIDRTTYDACIDRREYRKKDSQKGGENP